The DNA window GCTTCATGACAACATCATTTCGCGGCTGAACCTCATCCGGCTGAATGCTCAGGGCCGGGATATGCACGAGTTCCATCTGGACCTGAAAAATTCAGTGCGGCATATCCGGGAACTGAGCCATCACCTGACTCCTCCGGATCTCAGTGAAATCGGACTGGAGGACCTGGTTTCAGATTATCTGGAACAGGTAAAAACGAATATTCAGGTACGATATTATCCGTCAGTACAGGCACCGGACTGCATCGGCAGTCCCGTGAAACTGAATTTTTTCAGGATCCTCCAGGAGGTAATCAACAATGCTCTGAAACATGCTGATGCTTCTGTGATTACCATTTCATTAAGGATTTCGGAACGGTATCTTTTTCTGAAAGTGGAAGATAACGGCAAAGGATTCACCCCGGGAACGGTTAAAGCAGCAGGTATCGGAATGCAAAGCATCCGGCTGAGAGCAGGACAAATGAATGCCCGCTACCGGTTTACATCTGAACCTCAGAAAGGAACCCGGTTTATCATCATCAAACATCTAAATTAATTTCATATGGAAAACTCAAAAATCAAAGTAGGCATCGTAGACGACGACCTGATGCTGGTTCAGCTTTTAAAAAATTACATCAACAGCACCACCAATTATGAAGTCGTGCTGACCTCAACCGGAGGCCATCATTTCCTGAACGAAACCGACATCAGCCTGCCACAGATACTCCTGCTGGATCTCAGAATGGCCCAGGGTGACGGCCTTGAAGTCCTCTCTTCTTTAGCTGATCAACCTGAAGCTCCCAAAATCATTGTTTTGTCGAGCTTTTACCGCCGTTCTTTTATGGGTCAGATGCTGAAAATGGGCGCCCATGCTTTCCTGCCTAAAGAAACCGACCTGGAAGACCTGGTGAAGATCATGCATACGGTCTATCACCACGGGCACTATTTTTCGGAGGAGCAGGTTGAAGTCATGCGCAGCCAGCTGTCCAATAAGCTTCCCGAATTCCATGCGCTCTCCAAGGACGGGCTTACGGAACGGGAAACCGAGGTGCTCCGGCTGGTCTGCCAGCAGTTCAGTACAAAAGAAATCGCGGATACCTTATACCTTTCCCCAAAAACAGTAGAAACCCATAAAACCAGCCTGATGCTGAAAACCGGTGTAAAAAATATGGCGGGGCTGGTGATCTATGCCGTACAAAATCATATTGTAGATGCTGATGAGATTGTGCTGTTTGATAAATGAACTAATTGTAATTGGTTATTTAGTAATAATCAGGCATAAAATTAATCAGCTCGATGTTTAAAAGGAATCAGATGACTGATGATTCTTTTTTTGTAATATACTCAACCGTATGATCAATTTCAGGTAGCTGAAGCAATTTTCTGTATGCTTTCACATTTGCTTTTCCCATATTAGGGAATAACCAACTTCCGAAAGTCTGATTCAGAGATGCAAAGTTATTTGGTCCACCTCCTTTAAGGATCATATATGTCTTCCCACCTTCATCTACGTAACTGATATCTAAATATCCTCCACTGAAAACATGTCCTGACTCTGCATAATTTCGCATGGTCATTTTTTCATCATCATGAGTTGTCCTTACCGGCCCACCGAATATTGCTGTAGTCAGTTCATCATTCCCTCTTCTCCCCATCAATACGCCGTTCTGGCCTCTCATAGCCCCTGGTACTGTCTGTCCTACATAACGTTTTGAGAACTCAAAGAGCAAACGGGCATTAAGTTCTGTGCTGGTAGTTCCTGCCAGTATTCTGAATTCAAAATCGTGTTCGCCATAACAGGCTTCAGCACCTAATAATCTTCCGGACATGCGGAAAGGTTCCATTACTATAGATCCGACTCTTCGTGACGATAGCATTTCATCAACATAACGAAGCTGGGGAGTAAGCCTTTGCAATTGCAGAAAATTACTGTAATTGAACAATGTGTGCCTATTATGATATACCATATATCCGCCAGATAGTACTGGAAATACATATTTTAAATATCTCATATCAATTTATTTCTAAGTGATCATTTATTGTTAAAAATCAGGGAGGATACTATACCCTCCCTGAAAAAGAATCTAAAAACACTGAGGTTAGGAAGGATTCATCATCCTGGCGATAGAGATGGCATCTGCTACGGTATCCAGACTGTAGATCTGCATTACGCCCTGGGTGGTGGCTGCCTGTCCCAGAATATTCTGCTGGTTCTGGTTGTTCACTGCATTCTCAAACATCAGTCCCGTGGAATGGGCTGCGGTCTGGTATACATTTCCTAAAGCCACAGCAGGGGCTTCTGCTACTACTTTTACATTGGTTTGCGTTACTGCGTCGGTAATTTGTTCATTGACGTTTGCCATAATTAAATTTGTTTAAGGTTTGAATAACCGGATTTTCCGGTCATGGTTATAGTATTGGAGTTGTTTTAAAAAGCAACCGGAATGGTTCCGGCTGCCCAATAGCTGTAATGTGCGGATTACGGATTAGGATTCATCATCCTGGCGATAGAGATGGCATCTGCCACGGTATCCACACTGTAGATCTGCATCACCCCCTGAGTGGTGGCTGCCTGTCCCAGAATATTCTGCTGGTTCTGGTTGTTTACTGCGTTTTCAAACATGAGTCCCGTAGAATGGGCTGCGGTCTGATACACGTTTCCTAAAGCCATGGCCGGAGCTTCTGCCACTACTTTTACATTGGTCTGCGTTACTGCGTCTGTGATTTGTTGATTTACGAATGCCATAATTACATTGTTTTAAGGTTGATATAACCGGATTTTCCGGTCATGATGGTTAAGGTTTAATGAGTTGGTTGTATCAGCAGGTTCACTTTTTCAAGGCTGCTGAAATGTCCGGATGAGTTTAAATGCCATCCTAAGGATTAGGGTTCAGCATCCTGGCGATAGAGAGGGCGTCTGCTACCGTATCAAAGCTGTAAATCTGCATGACACCCTGTGTCGTAGCCGATTGTCCTAAGATGTTCTGCTGATTCTGCGTATTGACCGCATTTTCAAACATGATTCCCGTTGAGTGAGCAGCGGTCTGGTAGACATTCCCCAGCGCTATCGCCGGAGCTTCTGCCACTACTTTTACGTTGGATTGCGTTACCGCATCTGTGATTTGTGCATTCACTGCCATAATTGTACTTGTTTTTTTGAGATAATCTCGGTTAATAATTATTTGATTTTAAACTAGTTTCGGATCAAAATCCATCTTCCGCAACAGGCATTAGGGCATCGACTTAAAATGATTGTTTTAAGACTAAAAAGATTTTATAAATCGTTAGGATGGGTTCTCGGTACAATGGTTGGAAATCCATGCCCGTGCCTTTGCAGAAACTGAAGATATTGTAAAAAAATGCGGACATTGACACCAGGCTGTAGAAATTACAGCTCTGCAGAAGTGATGATGCTGTGTTAAGAAAATGTCCGCATCTTAAGAGGCCGTTGTTTACATTAAATATCGAAACGGCCTTTCCTGAATGCGTGCAACTCTCTTTTTAATCTGATGGAGCTGATTTTTTTTATTCCCATGGCGGAATTGCTCAATCCGATCAGCGAGTCCCGCTGCTGATTCAAAACGGATTGTTCATACATAAGTCCGGTAGAATGTGCATTGGTCTGCATTGAGATGGCGGCAGGGACCGTAGCGGACATTCGTACGACTTCTAGGTTGGTTTCATTGTGGCTGTCTGTCATAGTATTTAATTTGAATTTGATGTTCATCTGCGGACGCCGGCAAATCTTGCCTGCAGCTGGCTTAAACGTTCAGCAACCTTCAGTTCTTTTTTTCTGAATATCTCCTGGAGGTTTTTCAGACGGTCCTCCTGGCTGCCCGGAATGAGGCCTCCCGGTGCTGAAGCTGCCTGAGCCTCCTGAACGGCCTGCTGTTGCTGTACTGCTTCTTCCAGTTTTTCCAGAAGAGGAGCTAAATGGTTCATGGTTTCTTTCACGGCTTTTTCTTTAATATGGTTGATGATTTCCTCTTCATGGCTGATCACGAAGGGCATAACTTCTTCTTTTTCCACTATCTCTGGCGCTACCGGCTCTACTTCTATAACGATCGGTGATGAATTTTTCTCCTGGCCGGAAGATTTTGTCATGGGGTATAATACTCTGCGCATACATCCTGGTTTTTAATGTTGATTGATGGAAGATCTAAATAAAGACGACTCAGCTAGAGCAGATAGCCTATAAAATTACCGGCTGCCGTCCAGTCCCTGTTGATATCCTTGATGACATTGCTTCCTACGATTTCCAGCGCAATAGATCCGGCTATGGCGTTGGCCGTAATCATTTCTTTCAGCTGGTCATTGGGCAGGTTGAAGATATAATCATCCGGGATAAGAGGTAATTTTCCTGTATTGGCAGGATTCTCATTGATAATGATCTCCAGGATTCCGTAAAAATAGTGGGCAATTAATTTGGTTCCCTGGAACTCCAGCTCTCTTTTCAGCTCTACCAATTCACTCTGGGTAATCAGGTCCGATACCGCATTCACATCCACATCATGAGTGGAATACAGCGCTTCTCCCGTATTGGATGGGACGATGGTGATGTCTGTCTTCAGGATGCTTTTCGATCGTTCAAGATTGACCGTAAGGAGCCTGGAATCGGTTTCCGGTTCTGCAATATCGCTTAAGGTATTCAGGGGAAGGATCCTTACGTTGCAAAAGAAGGTCTGATTTTCTTCTAATTTGATCATGATTACTGCAATTCCTGTCGATCTGTCTTTAGGCTCTACTACAAAAGACTGGTAATTGTTGTATCTTTTCCCTTTGTTGGTACAGATGACCTGCCTGATCTGGGGCTCAATACTGACATCGGTTGTAGACAGGGCAAAAACGACACGGTCACTGTTGTTCTCCGGCTTTTTTACGCTGTAATAGGCATTATCACTGCTTCTTTTCAGGTAAAGGCTCTCATTCACTTCCTTCAGGGTACGTAAGTTCAGGATTTTTGCCGGTTTCTGTTCGCTTGAGTAATTCATTGTATTATTTTTTTTTAAGTTGAGTCATTAATTTTCCAAATATGGACCGCTTTACCGTCCTGCTGGTATGTATTTCTGCGGGCAATACAGCTTCTTCCCGCTTCGCAAGTGCGGATAGCTCCGATTTTTCATCCGGTTCCGGCAGCTCCTTTTCCTCATGGTTTTCCGGGACAGGCTTTTCTTTTATATGATCGCCTATCTCTTCCGGGACTTCTATATGTTTTTTTTTTCGGGATCTGGAGAATGTACGGGACTATCAGAAAACGAGTCTGACGGATGCGTTACAGGAGTATTCGGATATAAACCGGTGGGCAGGGCAATAGCATTGGAAATCTTTGCCTTGGCTTCTGCATACTCACCTACTATTTTAAATAAGTCCCGTATCATTTCATTTCCCTGTACCGGCTTGACGTCTGCATCTGTTGCCGGTCCCGTAGGTGTAGGTTCTTTTTCGCTCCATGTTCCGTAGGTCAGGAGATTATTGGCCAGCCTGCTCAGTGCAATTAATCCCAGCTGTTCAAAGCCTTTCAGAAAGGACTGTAAATCCTGAACCATCATCCCGGCAGACTGATCGATCATCACTTTGGCCATGCCGCTCATCGGAGAAGCCGTTGGTGGCGCCAGTACCTCGGCATTGATAAACTGTACCGTTTGTTCTGCAGGAGTTACCGCATTAGCCGTTTCCTGAGGTGCTGTTGTTTCATTATTGTTCTCGTCCATCCTGGTCAGGTTTTAATTATCCTTTTAAAATCTTAATGGCATCTGCAATAATGGCAGGATTAAGCTGATTGAGGTTCTGTTGATTGGACACTGAGTTCTGAATGGAAATTCCGCTGGCATGGGTGGCCATCTGATAAAGCATACTCATCGCCTGTGCAGGAGATTCTCCCAGCACGGTAACATTGGTCTGGGTAACGGCATCTGTCGCCTGATTGTTTACTGTGTCTGCCATATTCTGTTTAATTGGTTTGATGTATTAGTTTTTATCTTTATTCCGGAAATCCTTTAGCTTCGTCAATGCTTTTGTAATCTCTTACTTCATCAACAGGCTTCTTATCCCGTTTGTCTGATACAAATTTCACAAATCGAAACGAGTAATCATTCAGGGAAAAAACTGAATTTCAGAAAATCGGGGAATTCCCTTAGAATTTTTATGCCGCGCGTGAACGTATCTTTCTTATAAGAAATGACCGGGATATGCTATCAAAAAAAGCTGCCCCAAAAAAGGGCAGCTCTACAAGATTTATATCTAACAATATTATTTTTTCGCTTTTACATCAACGGCAATCTCGATATCTTTGCTGATCATCCATTCTGCAGGATCGGTTTCGGAAGTTCCGAACTTGATTCCCCAGTCCGCTCTGTTAACCGTGAATTTCGCCTGGACTGACGCTGCATTGTCCATAACCTCTACTTTAGCCGGGAAGGTAACGTTCATCGTTTTTCCTGAAAGGGTAAGGTTTCCGCTTACGGTTTTGTTGGCTCCGGCAACCGCATCTTTAGAAGCATCCTTAAGATCGGTTACAGCAGTGATCTTGAAAACTGAAGTAGGATTTTTAGCCGTATCGAAGAAATCAGGATTTTTCAGGTGCGCTTCCAGGTCAGTGTACTTTTTATCCTTTTCCGTTACGGAAGCAGGGTCTACCTTCAGGGAGTTCATATCAATAACGAAGCTTCCTGCGGTCAGCTGGCCGTTGTCTACATCCAGGTCTCCTGACTGTACTTTAAGGGTTCCCCAACGAGGAGCCATTCCGCCTTTGTGGAATGCTTTCCAGTTCACCACTGATGCAGCCGTATCTACCGCAAGTTTTTCTCCCTTCCCTTCAGCTACCGTCTGCTCCTGGGCAGTGGCAGCCTCTCCGGCCGCTTTGTCTTTGTTACAGGATGTTGCCATCAATCCGATAGCCATTATGGCAATGACACTTAGTTTTTTCATATTATGTATTGTTTACAAGTTGTTTTTCAATCAAAAATAAACGCAGCATGCATTTTCAGCAGTGCAAGCGCCAAAATTAAAGAACTTCAGCCGTTCATTTCTTATCATACGTCAAGAAATTAAATATAGAACTTTAAAATTAAATAACAGTTATCAAGCTTAAAGATTTCCATTACTAAGGATCATATCATTTTTAATGATGTAATACTTTTTTTTGTTTGGCCTAAAAAAAATTAATGTAATTTTATACCCGATTTAAACACAAATATCCATTTATATGTTAAAAAAACTAATTCCGGTACTTTTTATTTTAATATCTTCCAGTAACGTTTGCGCACAGGATAAGGCTGAGAAAGCTCTAGAAATATTTTCTGATAAATATCCCCAGGAAAAAGTACATCTTGTCTTTAATAAAAACAGTTATATTGCAGGTGAAAATTTATGGTTTAAATCATTTGTTTTCGAGGATTACAACCCATCTACTATTTCCACTTCTCTGTTTGTAGAACTGTATGATAACAACAAAACGTTAATCAGCAAAAAATTAATCCCTTTAATTGACGGTGAAGGCAATGGAAGCTTCAAGTTACCCGATACTTTACAGGAAGGGATATATTACATAAGAGCATATACAACATGGATGGCCAATTTTAGTGAAGATTTTCAAGCTTTAAGGCAGATTGCACTATATAATCCATTATCTCCCGAAGGGCTTACTATTAATGATAACGCCCCATGGACAGCGGCTCTATTTCCCGAAAGCGGAACCTTTGTGGATGGCATTAATACAAAATTTTCAGTACGCCTGCAATCACCGGGAACAACTCCTTCTGAATGGAGCGGATTCGTAGTTGAAGCCCGGAATCCTGACGTAAAACTAACATCCTTTAAGAGCTTCGACCAAAATGTAGGTTCTTTTTTCTTAACACCCAAATATGGTACGAAATATCAGCTGATTGCTGAAGATACAAAAGGCAATAGACAGACAGTTGACTTCCCTGAAGTAATGGCTTCCGGAATCAACCTGCAGGTTAAGACTGACAATGAAGCAGTAAAGTTTTGTTTAAAAAATAAAAATATAACTCCTGGAACTGTATATAAAGTTATCGGAACGATTAACAATCAAGTCGTATTTAAAGCCAGATCATCAAAAATATTGGATCAGACATATTCCATACCTACTGAACAGCTGGTTAATGGGATTTTACAGCTTGCAGTATTTGATGAACAGGAAAATGTGGTAGCACAGAGGCTTTGCTTTGTTCAACCTGATTTACTGAAAATAAAACGGCCGGCACTTTCCGCTTTGAGCCTGAATGAAACTCCGAGAGCTTCAAACACATTTGAAATCGCCCAGTTTTCTGATAATAAAGCCTATACTATTCTCGTACTGGATGGAAAATCTGAAAGCTCAGAAGATGAAAACAGTTTATTGAGCACCCTTTGGCTTGTTGGCGATATCACTTCAAAAATATATATGCCTTCACAGTATTTTACCAAAACTCATAATTCTGATGCATTGGATGCTCTTCTGATTTCGGAAAAATGGAAAAGGTTTAACTGGAAAATGATTATGTCCGGAATATATCCTGTTATCCGCTATCAACCACAGCCTTACATTTCTTATAAAGGGAAAGTAACTGTACAGGGAAAGCCTGTTTCCAATACGGATATGAATTTATTATTTGATAATCCAGGACAAGGTATAAAATTTTATCCCGTTAAAACTGATGCTAACGGATTTTTCACATTAAAAGGTCTGTATTTCGAGGATGCCATTAAGTTTTCGTACCAACTAAACGATGTAAAAGTTCCTAAAGAGCAGGTTCAGGTGATATTTCAGCCCGATTATGCTTTCGTACCTTTTAAAAGCAGCCTTCCAAAAAGTAGTTACACAGTAAAACAACGTACAATTACTGAAAAACCTGACAAACAAATACAAAGATATGTTGAGGCTAAAAAATTCCAAAGTATCATCGGCGAAAAAGAAACTCTTATAGAGGAAGTAAAGCTAAAAGTAACAAGAAAAGATAAGACAAGAGAACTCAATGAAAAGCTCAGCAGCCCATTATTCAAAAGTATCAATGAAACGGTATTTGACCTGGTAAATGACAACAATAACGCATCAAGCTCCATGAACATCCTTCAATGGCTTCAGGGAAGAGTGGCCGGACTGACCATAGAATCTAAGATGGGCAGTTACAGTCCGAAATTGAGAGGAAGTGCCGTAAATATCTACTTGGATGAGATGGTGGTTGACCCTTCTTCGATCAGTTCTATCTCAACATCAGATATTGCTATGGTGAAAGTAATCAAAGGTACTTTTGCTGGCGGGTCTGGTGGTGGAAACGGGGCTATTGCTATTTATACGAAACGTGGTGGTACAACAGGATCACTTTCAGATGTATCGGCTCCTACCAAACTAAAAAGAATTACGTTAAACGGATTTGATAAACAAGAACCTTTCTTAGTACCTGCTTACAATAATGATGTTTTCAAAACAGTTTCCGAGGATTTGCGTACGACTCTTTATTGGAATCCGTATTTTTCACTACAGCCGAATGAAAAGGCAAAAGTCCAGTTTTTCAATAATGATGACAGTAAAGACTTTAAAGTGATCATAATAGGCTATGATGAAAAAGATTATATGCCGATTTATTATAATGAAATCATTAAATAATTTTAAAACAGATTAATGTAGTTTACAAAATTGAAAATCTAATAAAAAAACACCGCAAAAATGTGGTGTTTTTTATTAGATTACCGGATCTATTTATAAAAAGGATGTATTTTAGCCGCTTAATTTTTACCATGACCGCCACAAGCTTTATACAACAATCCTTATCGATATCTGAAAAAGGCATTCAGGCTACCCTGAAACTCTTATCCGAAGACTGTACCATCCCATTTATTTCCCGGTACCGGAAAGATGCTACAGGGAACCTTGATGAAACCCAGATCGAACAGATATCCAAGCTCAGCCAGCAGTTTGAGGACATTGTGAAACGCAAAGAAAGCATCCTGAAATCCATGGAGGAACAGAATGTACTCAGTGATGACCTTCGTAAAAGGATACAGGACAGTTTCAGCCTGCAGGAGCTGGAAGACCTGTACCTGCCCTATAAAAAGAGAAGGAAGACGAGAGCTGATGCAGCCAAAGAAAAAGGACTGGAACCTTTAGCCAGGATCATCATGAGCCAGAAAGGCAATGACCTGATGTCACTGGCCGGAAAATACATCAATGATCAGGTAACTTCCGAAGAGGAAGCCTTCCAGGGCGCACGCGATATTATGGCGGAATGGATCAATGAAAATATGTACGTCCGCAAGAACCTGCGCCGGATATTCCAGCGTAAGGCGGTGATCTCATCCAAAGTTGTGAAGGCTAAACAGGAAGAGGAAGGAGCCCAGAAGTTTGCCCAGTATTTCGATTGGGGGGAACCATTAGGCAAAATACCTTCCCACAGGCTTTTGGCCATGCTGAGAGCGGAATCCGAAGGCTTTGTGAAAGTCAATACGGGTATCGATAAGGAAGAAGCGATTGACTTCATAGAACAGGCGGTTATCAAATCCAGGAATGAATGTTCGGAACAGATTGCTTTAGCCATCAAAGACAGCTATAAAAGGCTTCTGGAACCTGCCATTTCCAATGAAACCTTACAGGAGGCCAAAGAGAAAGCCGACCATAAAGCGATTGAAGTGTTTTCCGAAAACCTGAAACAGCTCCTTCTTGCACCACCCTTAGGAGAGAAAAGGATCCTTGCCATAGATCCGGGATACAAAAGCGGATGCAAAGTAGTCTGCCTGGATGAAAAGGGAGACCTGCTCCATAATGAAACCATCTACCCTCACGCTCCGCAGCATGAGACGGGAATGGCCATCAAGAAAATACGCTCTATGGTCAATGCGTATAGTATTGAGGCCATCTCTATCGGAAACGGCACCGCCAGCCGCGAAACGGAATTCTTTATCAAAAAAATTGCATTCGACAGGCCGTTACAGGTCTTTGTGGTCTCGGAAGCCGGAGCATCCGTGTATTCAGCGAGCAGGATCGCACGGGAAGAGTTTCCGGGCTATGATGTGACGGTCCGTGGATCGGTATCGATCGGGAGAAGGCTGGCTGACCCGCTGGCTGAACTGGTAAAGATCGACGCGAAATCCATAGGGGTTGGGCAATACCAGCATGATGTGGATCAGGCCCAACTGAAAAGCGAACTGGATGCAACAGTTATGAAATGCGTCAATGCTGTCGGGATCAATCTGAATACAGCCAGCAAATCATTGTTGTCATATGTTTCTGGAATCGGAGAAAAAATGGCCGAAAATATCGTGAACTATCGAAGTGAAAACGGAGCATTTGAAGACCGCAAGCAACTGAAGAAAGTTCCCAGGCTGGGCGAAAAAGCTTTTCAGCAGGCAGCTGCGTTTGTCAGGATCCCGGGAAGCAAAAACCCGCTGGATAATTCGGCTGTGCATCCCGAAGCTTATGGATTAGTGGAGAAAATGGCCCGGGATCTCGGCATCAAAACCCATGAGCTGATTGCCAATAAAGAGAAAATTGCAGCCGTTAAGCCGGAACATTATATAACTGAAACCATCGGTATCCTGGGCATCAGGGATATCCTGAAAGAACTTGAAAAACCAGGGCTTGATCCCAGGAAAGCTGCCAAAGTATTTGAATTTGACCCGAACGTAAAAAGCATTAAAGACCTTAAACCCGGTATGGTCCTGCCAGGGATCGTCAACAACATTACGGCTTTCGGATGTTTTGTCGACCTTGGCATCAAAGAAAGCGGCCTGGTCCACATTTCCCAGCTAAAGGATGGTTTTGTATCCGATGTCAATGAAGTGGTTACAATGCACCAGCATGTCCAGGTAAAAGTGACTGACATCGATGAAGCCAGGAAGAGGATCCAGCTGAGCATGATTTTATGACATTGATGTATAAAGCGGGAGATTAAATTTATAGAATTATATAAAATTTCAACCCGGTCATTATTTAAACAACAAAGCCGGCTTAGCAGCCGGCTCCATTATTATTTTTTAGACTCCTCAACAGAAACTTTTCTGAAATCCTTGAACAGTTTGCTAAGTTCTAAAGCTGACTTACGGGCTCTTGTCCC is part of the Chryseobacterium camelliae genome and encodes:
- a CDS encoding YceI family protein, whose amino-acid sequence is MKKLSVIAIMAIGLMATSCNKDKAAGEAATAQEQTVAEGKGEKLAVDTAASVVNWKAFHKGGMAPRWGTLKVQSGDLDVDNGQLTAGSFVIDMNSLKVDPASVTEKDKKYTDLEAHLKNPDFFDTAKNPTSVFKITAVTDLKDASKDAVAGANKTVSGNLTLSGKTMNVTFPAKVEVMDNAASVQAKFTVNRADWGIKFGTSETDPAEWMISKDIEIAVDVKAKK
- a CDS encoding RebB family R body protein, whose protein sequence is MADTVNNQATDAVTQTNVTVLGESPAQAMSMLYQMATHASGISIQNSVSNQQNLNQLNPAIIADAIKILKG
- a CDS encoding Tex family protein, with protein sequence MTATSFIQQSLSISEKGIQATLKLLSEDCTIPFISRYRKDATGNLDETQIEQISKLSQQFEDIVKRKESILKSMEEQNVLSDDLRKRIQDSFSLQELEDLYLPYKKRRKTRADAAKEKGLEPLARIIMSQKGNDLMSLAGKYINDQVTSEEEAFQGARDIMAEWINENMYVRKNLRRIFQRKAVISSKVVKAKQEEEGAQKFAQYFDWGEPLGKIPSHRLLAMLRAESEGFVKVNTGIDKEEAIDFIEQAVIKSRNECSEQIALAIKDSYKRLLEPAISNETLQEAKEKADHKAIEVFSENLKQLLLAPPLGEKRILAIDPGYKSGCKVVCLDEKGDLLHNETIYPHAPQHETGMAIKKIRSMVNAYSIEAISIGNGTASRETEFFIKKIAFDRPLQVFVVSEAGASVYSASRIAREEFPGYDVTVRGSVSIGRRLADPLAELVKIDAKSIGVGQYQHDVDQAQLKSELDATVMKCVNAVGINLNTASKSLLSYVSGIGEKMAENIVNYRSENGAFEDRKQLKKVPRLGEKAFQQAAAFVRIPGSKNPLDNSAVHPEAYGLVEKMARDLGIKTHELIANKEKIAAVKPEHYITETIGILGIRDILKELEKPGLDPRKAAKVFEFDPNVKSIKDLKPGMVLPGIVNNITAFGCFVDLGIKESGLVHISQLKDGFVSDVNEVVTMHQHVQVKVTDIDEARKRIQLSMIL
- a CDS encoding sensor histidine kinase; amino-acid sequence: MEYGKNEGVILMWIWIGIGLSVLITAFVTLLILRYISHVRKNKRKASLLIHKMQVEYGENTLYLQERDRERLAGELHDNIISRLNLIRLNAQGRDMHEFHLDLKNSVRHIRELSHHLTPPDLSEIGLEDLVSDYLEQVKTNIQVRYYPSVQAPDCIGSPVKLNFFRILQEVINNALKHADASVITISLRISERYLFLKVEDNGKGFTPGTVKAAGIGMQSIRLRAGQMNARYRFTSEPQKGTRFIIIKHLN
- a CDS encoding histone H1 — protein: MKELIEKINAEFEAFTTEANQQAEKGNKAAGTRARKSALELSKLFKDFRKVSVEESKK
- a CDS encoding RebB family R body protein produces the protein MTDSHNETNLEVVRMSATVPAAISMQTNAHSTGLMYEQSVLNQQRDSLIGLSNSAMGIKKISSIRLKRELHAFRKGRFDI
- a CDS encoding RebB family R body protein, whose translation is MAFVNQQITDAVTQTNVKVVAEAPAMALGNVYQTAAHSTGLMFENAVNNQNQQNILGQAATTQGVMQIYSVDTVADAISIARMMNPNP
- a CDS encoding RebB family R body protein; this translates as MANVNEQITDAVTQTNVKVVAEAPAVALGNVYQTAAHSTGLMFENAVNNQNQQNILGQAATTQGVMQIYSLDTVADAISIARMMNPS
- a CDS encoding RebB family R body protein; amino-acid sequence: MAVNAQITDAVTQSNVKVVAEAPAIALGNVYQTAAHSTGIMFENAVNTQNQQNILGQSATTQGVMQIYSFDTVADALSIARMLNPNP
- a CDS encoding response regulator transcription factor, producing MENSKIKVGIVDDDLMLVQLLKNYINSTTNYEVVLTSTGGHHFLNETDISLPQILLLDLRMAQGDGLEVLSSLADQPEAPKIIVLSSFYRRSFMGQMLKMGAHAFLPKETDLEDLVKIMHTVYHHGHYFSEEQVEVMRSQLSNKLPEFHALSKDGLTERETEVLRLVCQQFSTKEIADTLYLSPKTVETHKTSLMLKTGVKNMAGLVIYAVQNHIVDADEIVLFDK